GGTCCACCAGCGAAACCAGCGCGATCGGCACATTGAATTCCTTGGCCGCGAAGGCGGAGATGCGGTCGAAACGTTCCTCGGGCGGTGTGTCGAGGATCACAAGATCGCGCAGCGCACTCAGGCGCTTGGCTTCGTTGTGAGGCAGCGGTGCTTTGATCATGAGCGCTCCAACCAGTCACGCCGACGTTAGCGTTCTGATGACATCGGTTGCTATGAAAAAAGATTTAGGCCCATCGCGCGACCCGACAAATATAAGCAAACTACGATATAAGCTCGAACACGGCTTTTCATGGAGACACCTGTGCCACTGCTTTCCCTTCGCCACTGGTTGCTGCCCACCCTGCTGGCCCTCGCCGCTGCCGGCGCGGCCCTCGCCCAAACAGAAGACACGGGGCCGGCGATGCGCGCGCAGACCGTGGGCCCGCACAGCTACTACGTGGAAGGTCTCACCCAGCTGGGCTCGCCGAAGAACCAGAACTTCATCAGCAACGCGGGTTTCGTGGTCACGCCTGCGGGCGTGGTCGTGATCGACGCGCTGGGCTCGCCACGCCTGGCCGAGCGGCTCACCCAACAGATCCGCCAGGTCACCGACAAGCCGGTGACGCACGTCATCCTCACGCACTACCACGCAGACCACATTTACGGCCTGCAGCACTTCAAGCAACTCGGCGCGCAAATCGTGGCGCACAGCGCTTCGCGCGAGTACATCCAGTCCGACACGGCGCGCCTGCGCCTGCAAGCCTCGCGCACCGATCTCGCGCCGTGGATCGACGCGAACACCCGCATCGTGCCGGCCGACGTCTGGATCGACGGTCCCACCTCGATCCAGGTAGGTGGCGTGGTGTTCGACCTCGTGCCGGTCGGGCCGTCGCACACGCCGGAGGACATCGCGGTGTTCGTGCCCTCGGAGAAGGTGCTTTTCGCCGGCGACCTGTTCTTCAACGGCCGCCTGCCGTTCGTGGGCCAGGCCAACAGCAAGCAGTGGATCGAGTCGCTGGAGCGGCTGCTGACGTTCGACGCGCGCACGGTGGTGCCAGGCCACGGCGCGGCATCGACCGACCCGAAGAAGGACATCGGCATGACGCGCGACTATCTCCAGCACCTGCGCCAGACCATGGGCGCGGCGGTGAACGACTTCGTGCCTTTCGACGAGGCCTATGAGAAGACCGATTGGTCGGCCTTCTCAGGCGTTCCCATGTTCGGTCCGGCCAACCGAATGAACGCCTACAACACCTACCTGCTGCTGGAGCAGGAGGCATTGAAGCGTTGATCAGAAGCGGTGGCGCATGCCGATCGAATAGCCGCCGCCACTGGACAGGCCATCGAGCTTGTCGCGCATGACCACGGCGTACACATCGGTGCGGCGCGAGAGGTTGTGCACATAGCCCAGCGACACAGTGTTGCGGTCGGCCCCCACGCGCAGATCCATCGAGCTGTACTGGGCGATGAAGGCTCCCGCTCCCAAGGGAACCCGGACCCCCAGGCCGGTAATGTCGGTGCGGTTTTGGGTGGTGGTGTTCTTGATCTCGCCGTATTGCAGGAAGGCTTTGGCCACACCGAAGTCGTAGGACGCACCCAGCTGGGTGGTCTTGGTGTCCTCCAGCGGCGTGGCGGCGTCCTTCCTTGCGCTCTGGTGCACCAGGCTGGCGGCCAGCGGGCCACCGCTGTAGCTCAGACCCACGCTCCAGTTGCCCCCATTGCCCACACCGCCCACGGCGTTTTCCTTCGTGCTCATCGAGGTGCCGAAGCGCAAGCCACCGAAGCTCGGGCTTGAATAGGAGAGCGAGTCGTTCCAGCCGGTGTCACCGGTGACCGAGCCGGCACCCGAAGAGAAATAGTGGCGGATGCTAGGCGAATAGCCAAACGAATCGCCAAACGCGTTGAACAGCAACGTGGAGACGAACAGCTGCGTGGAGGTGCGGCCGAAGTTGATGGCACCGAGATCCTTGTGCGTCAGGCCCACGGACGTGGTGCGCGCAAAAGTGGCGTCACCGTTGAAACGGCCCTGAGCGCCGGTGTCGCCACGAAAGAATCCTTCGATCTTGAACTGCGCGGACAGACCACCGCCCAGATCTTCGGCGCCGCTGAAGCCATAGAAGCTGGTGGTCATCTTGCCGCTGTCCACCCCTGTGACAGAACGGCCGCCGGGCGCCTTGGTCGAGCCCAGACCCATGTCGATCGAACCGTAAATCTGCACCGCGCTTTGCGCTTGTGCACCAACAGCGGCAAGGCTCAACACGGCACCAGCGAGCAGGCTGCGTTGGAATGTTTTATCCATGAAAAGAAAACTCCTGAAGGGTTGCAAAAGGCGAAGTCAGGCCTTGGGCGTCCGATGGATCGAAGCCTTTGCGCCTGAACGCAACAGGAGCGTCGCAAAATCCGGGCCACATGCGTGGGCCGCGACGAAGGCATCAGGTGAGCACAGCCACCGCGCAGGAGAAAGTGAGGAACGCCGCGGCGGTGGTCACCAGGATGATGCGGGCGATGCGCCCGTTGTCCGCCCCGAATCGTTCGGCCAACAGCGACACGTTGCTCGCACTGGGCAAGGCGGCCACGAGCACCATCACCGTCAGCGCCGAGGACGACAAGTCCATGCCTGCGCGGATGGCGAGCCAACCCGCGGCGAACACCAGCAGCGGGTGCACGAAGAGCTTCATCAACGAAGCCGGCAGGTAGTCCGACAGCGGCATCGGATGGTTGGCCGTCATCTGCGCGCGCGCCAGCACCGCGCCGATGGTGAAGAGCGCCACCGGCGAAGCTGCATCCGCCAGCAGCCACACCGTTTGCTCCACCGGTTTGGGCAAGCGCAACGCCCATGCCGAAGCCAGCCCTCCGAGCAGGATGGCCCAGGGCATGGGATTGGCCACCACACCTCGAAGTGCCTTGCGGGCCGCGTCGAACATCGCCGAACGGCCATTGCCCTGCGTGCCATCCAGCCGCGAGAGCGCGATGCACAGCGAACTCGTGACCACCATGTCCACCACCATCGTGAGGATGACCGTGCCCGCCGCCGATGCGCCCAGCAAGGCCACGATGAGCGGAACACCCATGAAGCCCGAGTTGGGAAAGGCGGCCACCAGTGCGCCCATCGCGGCGTCGTTCCAGCGGATGCGCGCGTTCATCGTGAGCGCGATGCTGGCGCCCACGATGACCAGGCCGCAGAGCAGATAGAGAGCGGCCACGCGCATGTCCAGCAGTTGCGCGATCGGCGTGGTCGAGCCGAAGCGGTACAGCATGCAAGGCAGCGCGAAGAACAGAACAAAACCATTGAGCCCCGGGATGGCCTCCAGCGGCAGCATGCGCCGGCGCGCGGCCACGTAACCTGCCAGGACCAGCGCGAAGAAGGGGAAAGTGACGAGCAGGATTTGCAGCACGGGTGGGATTGTGTCAGGCCAGCCGGAGTGGGGCGAGCGCACCCTGCCGGTATGATTCAACGCTTTCGCCCGACGCCCCGCCCTGCCCCCATGTCCCACGGCCTGAACCTCGCCCAACTCGATGCCGTGAACCACTTGGCGGGCCCCTGTCTGGTGCTGGCGGGCGCGGGTTCGGGCAAGACGCGCGTCATCACGCACAAGATCGGGCGGTTGATCCAGGCGGGCCTGGCGGCCGACCGCATCGCCGCCATCACCTTCACCAACAAGGCCGCCGCTGAAATGCGCGAGCGCGCGGGCCAGCTGGTGGGACGCGACGCCAAGAAGGTGCTGATCTGCACGTTTCACGCGCTGGGCGTGCGCTTGCTGCGTGACGCTGGCGAAGTGCTGGGCCTGAAGAAGCAGTTCTCCATCCTCGATACCGACGACATCACCAGCCTGCTCAAGGACTGCGGCGGCACCACCGACGCGAACACCGCACGCGGCTGGCAATGGACCATCAGCGCCTGGAAGGGAGCGGGCATGACGGCCGATGAGGCGCTCGCCCAGGCCAAGGACGAAGACGAGCGCGTGGCGGCCATGATCATGGAGCGCTACCAGGAGCGTCTGGTAGCTTACCAGAGCGTGGACTTCGACGACCTCATCAGCCTGCCGCTCAAGCTGCTGCGCGACTTTGAGGATGTGCGCCTGCGCTGGCAACAGAAGATGGGCCACGTGCTGGTGGACGAATACCAGGACACCAACGCCACGCAGTACGAGTTGCTCAAGCTGCTGGTGGGCGGGCGCGCGCGCTTCACTGCAGTGGGCGACGACGACCAGTCCATCTACGGCTGGCGCGGCGCCACGCTGGACAACCTGAAGAAGCTGCCGCAGGATTTTCCCGAACTCAAGGTCATCAAGCTGGAGCAGAACTACCGCTCCACCAGCGCCATCCTGCGCGCGGCCAACAATGTGATCGGGCCCAACCCCAAGCTGTTCCCGAAGACCTTGTGGAGCGACCTGGGCGAAGGCGAGCCGGTGCGCGTGGTCGACGCCGACAACGAGGAGCACGAAGCCGAGCGCGCCGTGGCGCGCATCCAGAGCCTGCGCGCGAACTCGACGCACAAGGAGTGGCGCGACTTCGCCATCCTCTACCGCGCCAACCACATGGCACGCCCGTTCGAGCAGTCGCTGCGCCGCGCGCAGATTCCGTACAAGGTCTCGGGCGGCCAGAGCTTCTTCGACAAGGCCGAGATTCGCGACCTTTGCGCCTGGATGCGCCTGCTCGTGAACAACGACGATGACCCCGCGTTCGTGCGCGCGGCCACCACACCCAAGCGTGGCATCGGCCACACCACGCTGCAGCAGCTCGGTGCGTTCGCCACGCAATACAAGACCAGCCTGTTCGAAGCCCTGTTCGCCAACTCGCTGGGCACCGCCGTGCCGGCGCGTGGCGTGGCGAGCCTGCACGAATTCGGCCGCGCAGTGAACGAACTCGAGTACCGCGCGCGCCACACCGTCGGGCACGAGGCCGCACGCACCTTCCTGAGCGAGTGGCTCAAGGACATCGACTACGAAAAGCACCTCTACGACAGCGAGGAAAGCGAGAAGGTCGCGGCCGCGCGCTGGACCAACGTGCTGGAGTTCTGCGACTGGGTGGCCGGGCGCTGCGGCGGCAAGCTGGAAGACGACGCGGGCGTTCAGGTCGAGAGCGAACGCAAGAGCCTGCTGGAAGTGGTGCAGACC
The sequence above is a segment of the Hydrogenophaga sp. BPS33 genome. Coding sequences within it:
- a CDS encoding MBL fold metallo-hydrolase; translated protein: MPLLSLRHWLLPTLLALAAAGAALAQTEDTGPAMRAQTVGPHSYYVEGLTQLGSPKNQNFISNAGFVVTPAGVVVIDALGSPRLAERLTQQIRQVTDKPVTHVILTHYHADHIYGLQHFKQLGAQIVAHSASREYIQSDTARLRLQASRTDLAPWIDANTRIVPADVWIDGPTSIQVGGVVFDLVPVGPSHTPEDIAVFVPSEKVLFAGDLFFNGRLPFVGQANSKQWIESLERLLTFDARTVVPGHGAASTDPKKDIGMTRDYLQHLRQTMGAAVNDFVPFDEAYEKTDWSAFSGVPMFGPANRMNAYNTYLLLEQEALKR
- a CDS encoding porin, with amino-acid sequence MDKTFQRSLLAGAVLSLAAVGAQAQSAVQIYGSIDMGLGSTKAPGGRSVTGVDSGKMTTSFYGFSGAEDLGGGLSAQFKIEGFFRGDTGAQGRFNGDATFARTTSVGLTHKDLGAINFGRTSTQLFVSTLLFNAFGDSFGYSPSIRHYFSSGAGSVTGDTGWNDSLSYSSPSFGGLRFGTSMSTKENAVGGVGNGGNWSVGLSYSGGPLAASLVHQSARKDAATPLEDTKTTQLGASYDFGVAKAFLQYGEIKNTTTQNRTDITGLGVRVPLGAGAFIAQYSSMDLRVGADRNTVSLGYVHNLSRRTDVYAVVMRDKLDGLSSGGGYSIGMRHRF
- a CDS encoding AEC family transporter — protein: MLQILLVTFPFFALVLAGYVAARRRMLPLEAIPGLNGFVLFFALPCMLYRFGSTTPIAQLLDMRVAALYLLCGLVIVGASIALTMNARIRWNDAAMGALVAAFPNSGFMGVPLIVALLGASAAGTVILTMVVDMVVTSSLCIALSRLDGTQGNGRSAMFDAARKALRGVVANPMPWAILLGGLASAWALRLPKPVEQTVWLLADAASPVALFTIGAVLARAQMTANHPMPLSDYLPASLMKLFVHPLLVFAAGWLAIRAGMDLSSSALTVMVLVAALPSASNVSLLAERFGADNGRIARIILVTTAAAFLTFSCAVAVLT
- a CDS encoding ATP-dependent helicase — its product is MSHGLNLAQLDAVNHLAGPCLVLAGAGSGKTRVITHKIGRLIQAGLAADRIAAITFTNKAAAEMRERAGQLVGRDAKKVLICTFHALGVRLLRDAGEVLGLKKQFSILDTDDITSLLKDCGGTTDANTARGWQWTISAWKGAGMTADEALAQAKDEDERVAAMIMERYQERLVAYQSVDFDDLISLPLKLLRDFEDVRLRWQQKMGHVLVDEYQDTNATQYELLKLLVGGRARFTAVGDDDQSIYGWRGATLDNLKKLPQDFPELKVIKLEQNYRSTSAILRAANNVIGPNPKLFPKTLWSDLGEGEPVRVVDADNEEHEAERAVARIQSLRANSTHKEWRDFAILYRANHMARPFEQSLRRAQIPYKVSGGQSFFDKAEIRDLCAWMRLLVNNDDDPAFVRAATTPKRGIGHTTLQQLGAFATQYKTSLFEALFANSLGTAVPARGVASLHEFGRAVNELEYRARHTVGHEAARTFLSEWLKDIDYEKHLYDSEESEKVAAARWTNVLEFCDWVAGRCGGKLEDDAGVQVESERKSLLEVVQTIALISTLSEREKDENVVTLSTLHASKGLEWPHVMLVGVNEGLLPFKMDEQPGQSDAPAEDMAQRLQEERRLMYVGITRAQRTLAVSWLKRRKKGRESVPGTPSRFIKEMALDQATVKEDPREKLRALRAEFAKRATEQKSAQSPAP